The genomic window AGAAAATTCTCAAGTAATCATAGGAGGAAAAAGAATTTTAGATTCTTTAGAATTAGAAGGAAAAGAAGTATATTATCTTAAGGGAAATCTACAAGAATCTTTAAAAAAAATACAAGAAAATGCCAGAGAAAAAACAGTGGCAGTACTAGTATCGGGAGATACAGGTTTTTATAGTATGTTAAAGGTTTTGAAAAAATACTTTGATTCTGAGGCATTGGAGATATTTCCTGGGATCAGTTCTATGCAGTACATGTTTTCTAAAATAGGTCATACTTGGGAAGATGCTTGTCTTTCTAGCGTTCATGGTAGAGATGTGGATATTGTAAAAATGGTAAAGAATTATCCTAAAGTAGGACTTTTAACGGATTTAAAATGGAGTCCTCAAAGTATTGCTAAAGAACTTCTTCGGGCAGGGATTAAAAATCGGAAAATGTATA from Garciella nitratireducens DSM 15102 includes these protein-coding regions:
- the cbiE gene encoding precorrin-6y C5,15-methyltransferase (decarboxylating) subunit CbiE, which encodes MKVLGMGPGDADYITPRVRKEIENSQVIIGGKRILDSLELEGKEVYYLKGNLQESLKKIQENAREKTVAVLVSGDTGFYSMLKVLKKYFDSEALEIFPGISSMQYMFSKIGHTWEDACLSSVHGRDVDIVKMVKNYPKVGLLTDLKWSPQSIAKELLRAGIKNRKMYIGENLSYNEEVILSGSLEEIAQRKGYQMSVVVILDEEK